The DNA region TCGATCGCCTCGAGAAGATCCGCTTTGCCAGGGCCCATCTGCCGCCCGCCGGGAAAAACGATCCGAACACGCAGCGAAGCGCGCGACAATGGGCCCTGTGCCGCTACCGCCTTACGCTGCGCGCCCACGGCGCCTAGTTTGCGTTTGCCCTTCATCGTACTGCAATTTTGACGGGTTGACCTCTGACCTTTTGCCTGATCGGTTCTACAGTGTGGCCGTCGCCAAGGCGAGGCCGAAGCATTTGGAACACACAGGGACGGGGGACAGACGGGTGGACACTGCCGACCCAACGCAAACGCTCGATCAACTGGCCATGGAGGCTATCCGGCGCTTTCCGCTAGCTGACAGCGTCACGCCGACCCTTATCAACATCTCCGAGAACGTCACCTACCGATTGGACGCCCCGGACGGTGGCCGCTGGGCGCTGCGCATCCACCGCGAGGGCTATCATTCGCCGACCGCCATCGCGTCCGAGCTGGCCTGGCTGGCGGCGCTGAAGAAAGATGGCGCTGCCGACGTCCCGAGCCCCTTGACGGGCCGCGACGGCGAATTGATCCAGACCGTGACAGGGGACCGGCTCAGCAACCCGCGCAACGTCGTGCTGTTTGAATGGGAGAGCGGAGCAGAGCCCGCCGCCAACGATGCCGCGGGCTTCGAAAAACTTGGCGAAACCGCGGCCCGCATGCATGCCCACGTGCGCGGATGGACGCCGCCACCTTGGTTCGAGCGCCACACCTGGAATTTCGACACAAGCCTCGGCGCCACCCCGCACTGGGGCAGATGGCGCGACGGCATGGGGCTCACGCCTGAGATCGAGGCGGTTTTGGCCGAGACGGTCGCCGTGATCGAGCGCCGCCTTGCCCGCTTCGGCACCGGGCCCGACGTCTTCGGCCTCGTGCACGGCGACATG from Hyphomicrobium sp. CS1GBMeth3 includes:
- a CDS encoding phosphotransferase enzyme family protein, with product MDTADPTQTLDQLAMEAIRRFPLADSVTPTLINISENVTYRLDAPDGGRWALRIHREGYHSPTAIASELAWLAALKKDGAADVPSPLTGRDGELIQTVTGDRLSNPRNVVLFEWESGAEPAANDAAGFEKLGETAARMHAHVRGWTPPPWFERHTWNFDTSLGATPHWGRWRDGMGLTPEIEAVLAETVAVIERRLARFGTGPDVFGLVHGDMRLANLLMDGDAVKVIDFDDCGFSWFLYDCATTVSFFEDAPEVPDLIGAWIRGYRRFRSLSPEEEAEIPTFVMLRRILLVAWIGSHADTDLARSMGVAYTQGTVPLCERYLSRFG